TGTTGGCACTTCCTCCAGAAGATCCAAAGCCAGGAGGGCCTAGTGTGGCAGCATTGCCACCTCCACTGCCACTAGCTTTCTTAGACTTCTTGGGCTGAGGAGGGCGGGGTGCCCGAGATCCCTTGTCATCTTCATCAACACCAGCTCGGCCGCGATGCTTCTCTGCCTtccgtttcttctttttctcctttttctctctctttctcttaggCTTAGATATTGGGCCCTGGGACAGGGCAGCAAGTTGTTCATGTACTGCCCGAAGCTATAGAGAAAGAAAAGTCAAGACATGAAGTGGGAAAAGTAAAATTGAGCGAAAAAAATAGGACCAAGACAGAGCATGAACCAAACTTTTACCCAGTTCAAAGACTGAAGAGTGACAATATACCTGTTCTTGTAGTTCTGCCAAGCGATGAGCCCTTTCTTCCTCTGAGTCTGAGCTTTcactttcttcctcttcctcctcatcttcctcatcttcttcctcctcttcctcagaGGAGCTCTCACTGCTACTTTCCTCACTGGAGGACTCTGAAGAGGATTTGGTCAGCCCAGGGGGCAAAGCAGTGGAGACTGGTAAAGGCCCTGGTTCCAGTGGTTCATCTGGCATCTTTGCATAACGAAACTCGAATACGTCCTAGGAAAAAAACAGACTCCAAATTATGCTGGTACAATGTTCTGGGCTATACCCAGTCATCTCGTCATATAATTTCAATTTGTGGCTATATGTCCTCTCATGTCAAGGACATACTGCACAAACTGATGCAATCTCCCTCCCATACCCATTTATCCTTTAAGCTTCAACTTCTACACTCACCTGCAGCTTTCGTGCCATGGCCACAACATCGTGGTCTGGGGGGTTGTACTTATAGCAGTTGGAGAACATAAGCCGCACGTCAGCAGCAAACTCCTGTGCGTCCCGATAATCACGGTTCTCCATCTTCCGCTGCAGAAGGAGGCAGCATCAGAAGCTGCACAGGCAGAGAGACTCACCTTTCCCTGCCAACCCCAGACAACACAAGAGGCCCCCTCTTGAGAGCACAGTGGGGATGTGCACATGGATCTGTGCCCTGAGGTTAAAGTTAGAAGTCAAAGGAATTTGGGTAGGTTGAAGAAATTATCTTAagtctagaaaaagaaatcatttctAAGTGATACAGGAGGTAACCCGACTGTTCTTCCACCCCTTAACTTCTCTGACCCAACCCTCCCATTAAATAGAACTGTGTATTAGGGTTGCTCTTTAAACAGAATACTCATCCTTACTGTAGGAAATGCAATTTCAAACTGCTTGACCTGCCCCTTTACAATTttgtaaaaccaaaaatcaaagaCTGCTGTGTACCCATAAGGAGACATGAACATTATTTTATTGATCCCTAGATGCCAATCACTGCCTTAGCATCCCATCTGCCCCATGCAGTGGGTACCTTGACAGTGCTGAGGTCCATGGGGTGCTTAATGATGTCATGGTAGTCATGCAGGCCAAGAGCAGAAGCGTCCACTGGTTTATAGAAAGGCCAGGCATAGGCTGCATGCTTCTTAGAGAGCAACTCCTTCAAAATGCCATTGCAATGTTTTAACTGTTCTGACAATTTTCCTTTTTTAGAGCTCTGGTGTTGTTGCTGAGAGTCAGGCAAGTCTTTGCGTGGGGGCTTGATGGGGCGACCACTCTCTCTACGCATAGGGGGAAGCCGTGCTGCTTTAGGCTCAAGACTCCCAGGAGGGCTGGCTGGGGAACCAGGAGCCAGGATGGCTGTAGGTGTAGGGGTGGTAGTATCTGCTTTTCGTTTAACCCCTTTTTtctgcagaaaaaaataaaaaataaaaaaccaacaGACTATTACTCCAGGTCCACTTCATtcaaaacctttcccttcccactgtCCAAAACAGATACATTTATCTATACCTTGGCAAGGGGCTGAGCTGAGGGAGCTGCAGATACAGCAAGGAGCGGGGGTCCAGC
This region of Callospermophilus lateralis isolate mCalLat2 chromosome 6, mCalLat2.hap1, whole genome shotgun sequence genomic DNA includes:
- the Brd2 gene encoding bromodomain-containing protein 2 isoform X2; translated protein: MDMGTIKRRLENNYYWAASECMQDFNTMFTNCYIYNKPTDDIVLMAQTLEKIFLQKVASMPQDEQELVVTIPKNSHKKGAKLAALQGSITSAHQVPAVSSVSHTALYTPPPEIPTTVLNIPHPSVISSPLLKSLHSAGPPLLAVSAAPSAQPLAKKKGVKRKADTTTPTPTAILAPGSPASPPGSLEPKAARLPPMRRESGRPIKPPRKDLPDSQQQHQSSKKGKLSEQLKHCNGILKELLSKKHAAYAWPFYKPVDASALGLHDYHDIIKHPMDLSTVKRKMENRDYRDAQEFAADVRLMFSNCYKYNPPDHDVVAMARKLQDVFEFRYAKMPDEPLEPGPLPVSTALPPGLTKSSSESSSEESSSESSSEEEEEEDEEDEEEEEESESSDSEEERAHRLAELQEQLRAVHEQLAALSQGPISKPKRKREKKEKKKKRKAEKHRGRAGVDEDDKGSRAPRPPQPKKSKKASGSGGGNAATLGPPGFGSSGGSANKLPKKATKTAPPALPTGYDSEEEEESRPMSYDEKRQLSLDINKLPGEKLGRVVHIIQAREPSLRDSNPEEIEIDFETLKPSTLRELERYVLSCLRKKPRKPYTIKKPVGKTKEELALEKKRELEKRLQDVSGQLNSTKKPPKKASEKTESTSAQQVAVSRLSASSSSSDSSSSSSSSSSSDTSDSDSG